In the genome of Phaeodactylum tricornutum CCAP 1055/1 chromosome 18, whole genome shotgun sequence, one region contains:
- a CDS encoding predicted protein, whose protein sequence is MSNNRTGPLSLNDLVALLNSGSPIDGLANILRGSAPTSPYAATAPPIARAMADATIGTSPVSRLWHQLTNLNNISTTASHGGGLNAEEALRILLGVQGQTPMQCPNLETGAPALQQQYAHLPAVHTVPPSDSNLSAQKLIDLLIRQQLLTQTHQTTAPIGAGNVGVQAPFAVAPYAPPPQQLNPDQAAVIAQLLRNNHQSAAPQLPEVPQAFLEARKPPAVGNLPHWRVATHEAVLNQNTAPLTTDLRLATKEVKRRSGRSGSFPQKLHQMLTDLEQQGSDVASFSSHGRSFSIHKPKEFVRDVMPKYCRMSRYTSFQRQLALYNIRRITEGPNKGSYCHELFVRGRPILATMINRNKSKASKKVQVSSESGNTETQEENDEEASLTSMNENGQDGEM, encoded by the coding sequence ATGAGCAATAATAGGACCGGCCCACTCAGTTTAAACGATTTAGTTGCATTGCTGAACAGCGGATCTCCAATCGATGGCTTGGCAAACATATTGAGAGGATCTGCGCCGACTTCTCCGTACGCGGCTACGGCGCCACCGATCGCCAGAGCTATGGCCGATGCCACCATTGGCACCTCTCCCGTCAGCCGGCTGTGGCATCAGCTTACCAATCTTAATAATATTTCCACTACTGCTAGCCATGGAGGGGGTCTGAATGCTGAAGAGGCTCTGCGGATACTGCTGGGGGTTCAAGGGCAAACGCCGATGCAGTGTCCAAATCTGGAAACGGGGGCGCCTGCATTGCAACAGCAATACGCGCATCTCCCAGCTGTACACACTGTTCCTCCTTCCGACTCTAATCTCAGCGCACAAAAGCTGATAGACCTTTTGATTCGACAACAGCTTCTCACTCAGACACATCAAACAACCGCGCCTATCGGTGCTGGCAACGTGGGGGTCCAGGCTCCGTTCGCCGTTGCGCCATACGCCCCTCCACCGCAGCAGTTAAACCCAGACCAAGCCGCGGTGATCGCCCAGCTATTACGCAACAACCATCAGTCTGCGGCACCGCAACTGCCAGAAGTACCGCAGGCTTTCTTGGAAGCGCGGAAACCCCCGGCAGTGGGTAATCTTCCACATTGGCGAGTAGCGACACACGAGGCCGTACTCAACCAGAATACAGCCCCCCTTACCACTGATCTACGGCTTGCAACCAAAGAAGTCAAACGTCGTAGTGGTCGTAGTGGAAGCTTTCCGCAAAAGCTACACCAGATGCTGACAGACCTGGAGCAGCAAGGCAGTGACGTAGcctctttttcttctcatgGGCGCTCCTTTTCGATACACAAGCCAAAGGAATTCGTTCGCGATGTTATGCCCAAGTACTGTCGGATGAGTCGATACACCAGCTTTCAGCGCCAGCTTGCCCTGTACAACATTCGTCGCATCACAGAAGGACCCAACAAGGGGTCCTATTGTCACGAACTTTTCGTTCGAGGTCGGCCGATTCTTGCGACAATGATcaatcgaaacaaaagcaaagccAGTAAGAAGGTCCAAGTCAGCTCTGAGTCTGGCAATACTGAAACCCAAGAAGAAAATGACGAGGAAGCCAGTCTGACTAGTATGAACGAAAATGGCCAGGACGGTGAAATGTAG
- a CDS encoding predicted protein, translated as MKTGTLTNTFVTWCTSQGISAPLLQLETAADSNYRFMTAVQEIKTSAELVRVPLTACLTGESLEVVADKLLFEKEKGDRSTFAPYFDMLPTLKDFQSMPRFWTPERLESVSDGGELKRRMAKDSPVREGDPWAMACVCSRSNFLNDMSYSMTPLLDMLNHDCTVRTSAKVSKNKLDEDDKWLSLQIEQCYRAGDQVFISYGSLSNLETLCDYGFVDRSNSCNFESIQVQMIRRSPVTLTVLADGSVDPAAKAVLRREFASGEDLDMLNKEGALAALRPLSERNERDMFAFLVTLIAEAGTEASQGAIDAAFVEDDIVQAYLTSRSVLLQKAIARIEERFPGIEF; from the coding sequence ATGAAGACCGGAACATTGACGAACACCTTTGTCACATGGTGTACTTCACAAGGTATTTCGGCTCCACTGCTCCAGCTAGAAACGGCCGCCGATTCCAACTACCGTTTCATGACTGCAGTGCAAGAGATCAAAACTTCTGCGGAGCTTGTGCGGGTCCCGCTGACAGCCTGCTTGACGGGAGAGTCTCTGGAGGTAGTTGCCGATAAACTTttgtttgaaaaggaaaagggTGATAGATCGACCTTTGCCCCTTACTTCGATATGCTGCCAACGCTAAAGGATTTTCAATCGATGCCTCGGTTTTGGACACCCGAGCGTCTGGAAAGCGTTTCTGACGGGGGTGAGCTGAAGCGAAGAATGGCTAAAGACTCTCCAGTCAGAGAGGGTGATCCTTGGGCAATGGCGTGCGTCTGTTCACGGAGCAACTTTCTGAACGACATGTCCTATTCAATGACACCCCTGTTGGATATGCTGAATCACGACTGCACGGTGCGAACTTCGGCTAAAGTATCGAAAAACAAATtggatgaagacgacaagtGGTTGTCTCTCCAAATTGAACAGTGCTATCGAGCCGGTGACCAAGTCTTTATTAGCTACGGTAGTCTTTCGAACCTCGAAACTCTCTGCGATTACGGCTTTGTCGACCGCTCAAACAGTTGCAATTTCGAGTCCATTCAAGTCCAAATGATTCGTCGGTCACCAGTGACACTGACAGTTCTTGCCGACGGATCGGTGGATCCCGCGGCGAAAGCTGTTTTACGGCGAGAATTTGCCTCTGGTGAGGACCTCGACATGCTCAACAAAGAGGGTGCATTGGCAGCCTTGCGTCCTCTTTCCGAAAGGAACGAAAGGGACATGTTTGCGTTCTTGGTAACTCTCATTGCGGAAGCTGGTACAGAGGCGTCTCAGGGAGCCATCGATGCGGCTTTTGTGGAAGACGATATTGTACAAGCTTACCTTACTTCAAGATCTGTTCTTTTACAAAAAGCGATCGCTCGCATTGAGGAGAGGTTTCCGGGAATCGAGTTTTAG
- a CDS encoding predicted protein: MTFDAVPSKTTTPPTQCKVSTSDEEEQVENLHYWASQSLNFHSFQKANCGLPQHANGSPSQFARHQQHPSTERLDVSHDDAPLGRRCLNISTTDQDADDEISSFLTLHEHRSTPPERDLTSPPTLQSHSPKLPWFPLDLRSEYEYPALEPRYRRPNLRPVRTSSVPDPFQARNDGSKNFSSIARLLAPI, encoded by the coding sequence ATGACGTTTGACGCCGTCCCTTCCAAAACGACTACACCACCTACACAGTGCAAGGTATCGACcagcgacgaagaggaaCAGGTTGAGAACTTGCACTATTGGGCATCGCAAAGCTTAAACTTTCATTCTTTCCAGAAAGCGAACTGCGGCCTACCGCAACATGCGAATGGCTCTCCTTCACAATTTGCTAGACACCAGCAACATCCAAGTACCGAACGACTTGACGTGTCACACGACGACGCACCACTCGGCCGACGATGTCTCAATATCTCGACGACAGATCAAgacgcggacgacgaaatcAGCTCATTCTTGACTCTGCACGAACACCGCTCTACACCTCCGGAGCGAGATTTGACCTCCCCACCTACCCTTCAGTCTCATAGTCCAAAGCTGCCGTGGTTTCCACTGGACCTGCGGAGCGAATATGAATACCCAGCATTGGAACCCCGCTACAGGAGACCAAATCTTCGACCGGTTCGCACCAGTTCGGTCCCGGACCCTTTCCAAGCACGAAACGACGGGAGTAAGAATTTCTCGAGCATCGCCCGTCTGCTCGCTCCGATCTAG
- a CDS encoding predicted protein, giving the protein MTAATHYKPEVYSKSGEISQHERGVQAQYDTAEKRAFYAQVMGDGTSNIHFGKWDDDIDVTQEGAYGKASDAMTDYMFALATDLLARNSSTLSYVDLGSGTGGAAIRLLSAHPSLTATCLNLCEAQNATAQQDAVAAGVADRFTVRTGSYDQAQALLLPENNKQPGLFDVCFSQDAFVHSFSKVRTYEQALAVTKPGGVFVFCDLMCGDGPDVSEDELATFAATNMVNDWLSPAQNVKACEQAGWQDVVFIDMTVDIKKSFQLMGQKVTRLIESGAAKDIDPVLLDTYRQNLAARVGQVDRGVFSWGVIHARKAE; this is encoded by the coding sequence ATGACTGCGGCAACTCACTACAAACCCGAGGTGTACAGCAAGTCGGGTGAAATCAGCCAACACGAGCGTGGCGTGCAGGCGCAGTACGATACGGCAGAAAAGCGGGCCTTTTACGCCCAAGTCATGGGTGACGGCACGTCCAACATTCACTTTGGCAAGTGGGATGACGACATTGACGTCACACAAGAAGGGGCTTACGGCAAAGCCAGTGACGCCATGACGGATTACATGTTCGCACTGGCGACTGATTTGTTGGCACGGAACTCGTCGACTCTGTCGTACGTTGATTTGGGCAGCGGAACCGGCGGCGCCGCCATTCGCCTTTTGTCCGCGCACCCTTCCCTCACCGCTACCTGCCTCAATTTGTGCGAGGCGCAGAACGCCACGGCTCAGCAAGACGCTGTCGCGGCGGGCGTAGCGGACCGTTTCACCGTTCGCACCGGGTCCTACGATCAAGCCCAAGCCTTGTTGCTGCCCGAGAACAACAAACAGCCGGGACTCTTTGACGTTTGCTTCTCGCAAGACGCCTTTGTTCATTCGTTTTCCAAAGTACGCACCTACGAGCAGGCCTTGGCCGTCACCAAACCCGGTGGAGTCTTTGTCTTTTGCGATCTCATGTGTGGAGACGGACCGGAcgtttcggaagacgaactcGCGACCTTCGCCGCCACCAACATGGTCAACGACTGGCTGAGTCCTGCGCAAAATGTCAAGGCGTGCGAACAGGCGGGATGGCAAGATGTGGTCTTTATTGATATGACGGTCGATATcaaaaagtcttttcaaCTCATGGGACAAAAGGTAACCCGCTTGATCGAATCCGGAGCCGCCAAAGACATTGACCCCGTTTTGCTGGACACGTACCGACAAAATCTGGCCGCTCGGGTGGGACAAGTTGATCGTGGTGTCTTTTCCTGGGGTGTCATTCACGCTCGCAAGGCCGAGTGA